Proteins from a genomic interval of Salmo salar chromosome ssa14, Ssal_v3.1, whole genome shotgun sequence:
- the LOC106570707 gene encoding uncharacterized protein isoform X2: MANTGRCCASLEMPKALMKMGLSMVLVGHVNFLLGALVHGAVLRHINLNARTRTVAYSISNVVALTTGLVGVVVGILAIILSKNKKSRVLTWSLFVVSLLGSLLATASAIGLTVSVVRATVNGGQSLLAHCRFPNAIGYASITNECPFDPTRVYSMTLILWVPLIVTCIVQLVFSAWCFSVCVSFLGLPCFPHKIRLRDHGRTINTVAPTEPPSLTSSVPAHPLHLHLLQSVPSHLRSQRQPLPPHLHHSDPSHLKFQRQPLPTLPPLHHSNPSHLKSQRQPLPPPHLHHSDPSHLKSQRQPLPTLPPLHHSNPSHLKSQRQPLPPPHLHHSNPSHLKSQRQPLPTLPPLHHSNPSHLKSQRQPLPPPHLHHSNPSHLKSQRQPLPPPHLHHSNPSHLKSQRQPLPPPHLHHSNPSHLKSQRQPLRPQHQNQRGRSDRRSDGWQLVAPEEHELLEQGSQQRPSFWI, encoded by the exons ATGGCCAATACAG GTAGGTGCTGTGCCAGTCTGGAGATGCCCAAGGCCCTGATGAAGATGGGCCTGAGTATGGTGCTTGTAGGACACGTCAACTTCCTGCTGGGGGCGCTAGTCCATGGGGCTGTGCTGCGACACATCAACCTGAACGCACGGACACGCACCGTGGCATACTCCATATCTAATGTAGTGGCACTCACTACCGGACTAGTG GGTGTTGTTGTAGGAATCCTTGCCATCATCCTGTCTAAAAACAAGAAGAGCAGAGTGCTG acatggtCGTTGTTCGTGGTCAGCCTGTTAGGTAGTCTCCTGGCCACGGCGTCTGCGATTGGCCTCACCGTTTCTGTGGTGAGGGCCACAGTTAACGGTGGGCAGAGCCTCCTGGCTCACTGCCGGTTCCCCAACGCTATTGGCTATGCCAGCATCACTAACGAGTGCCCTTTCGACCCCACACGCGTTTAT aGCATGACGCTGATCCTGTGGGTTCCTCTGATCGTGACCTGTATTGTCCAGCTGGTTTTCTCAGCgtggtgtttctctgtgtgtgtatctttccTGGGTCTACCCTGCTTCCCTCACAAAATCAGGCTCAGGGACCACGGTAGAACG ATAAACACAGTAGCACCCACAGAGCCGCCCTCTCTCACTAGCTCAGTACCCGctcatccccttcatctacaccttCTTCAGTCGGTCCCGTCTCATCTCAGGTCCCAGCGGcagcctcttcctcctcatcttcatCACTCAGACCCGTCTCATCTCAAGTTCCAGCGGCAGCCTCTTcctactcttcctcctcttcatcactcGAACCCGTCTCATCTCAAGTCCCAGCGGcagcctcttcctcctcctcatcttcatcaCTCAGACCCGTCTCATCTCAAGTCCCAGCGGCAGCCTCTTcctactcttcctcctcttcatcactcGAACCCGTCTCATCTCAAGTCCCAGCGGcagcctcttcctcctcctcatcttcatcaCTCGAACCCGTCTCATCTCAAGTCTCAGCGGCAGCCTCTTcctactcttcctcctcttcatcactcGAACCCGTCTCATCTCAAGTCCCAGCGGcagcctcttcctcctcctcatcttcatcaCTCGAACCCATCTCATCTCAAGTCTCAGCGGcagcctcttcctcctcctcatcttcatcaCTCGAACCCGTCTCATCTCAAGTCCCAGCGGcagcctcttcctcctcctcatcttcatcaCTCGAACCCGTCTCATCTCAAGTCCCAGCGGCAGCCTCTTCGTCCTCAGCATCAGAATCAGAGAGGAAGGTCAGACAGGCGGTCTGACGGGTGGCAGCTGGTAGCCCCAGAGGAACATGAGCTGCTGGAACAAGGTTCCCAGCAGAGACCCAGCTTCTGGATATAA
- the LOC106570707 gene encoding uncharacterized protein isoform X1 translates to MMFTFSPVSMSSLALSHALSLALSLSCALSFSLSRSLSLSVYLSLSLFVSLSLSLSLNLSFSFLSLSSASPSLSIGRCCASLEMPKALMKMGLSMVLVGHVNFLLGALVHGAVLRHINLNARTRTVAYSISNVVALTTGLVGVVVGILAIILSKNKKSRVLTWSLFVVSLLGSLLATASAIGLTVSVVRATVNGGQSLLAHCRFPNAIGYASITNECPFDPTRVYSMTLILWVPLIVTCIVQLVFSAWCFSVCVSFLGLPCFPHKIRLRDHGRTINTVAPTEPPSLTSSVPAHPLHLHLLQSVPSHLRSQRQPLPPHLHHSDPSHLKFQRQPLPTLPPLHHSNPSHLKSQRQPLPPPHLHHSDPSHLKSQRQPLPTLPPLHHSNPSHLKSQRQPLPPPHLHHSNPSHLKSQRQPLPTLPPLHHSNPSHLKSQRQPLPPPHLHHSNPSHLKSQRQPLPPPHLHHSNPSHLKSQRQPLPPPHLHHSNPSHLKSQRQPLRPQHQNQRGRSDRRSDGWQLVAPEEHELLEQGSQQRPSFWI, encoded by the exons atgATGTTTACATTCTCTCCTGTATCTatgtcctctctcgctctctctcacgctctctctctcgcactctctctttcttgcgctctctctttctcgctctctcgctctctgtctctctctgtttatctctctctgtctctgtttgtctctctctctctctctctgtctctcaatctctctttctcttttctttctctctcctctgcctccccctccctctctatagGTAGGTGCTGTGCCAGTCTGGAGATGCCCAAGGCCCTGATGAAGATGGGCCTGAGTATGGTGCTTGTAGGACACGTCAACTTCCTGCTGGGGGCGCTAGTCCATGGGGCTGTGCTGCGACACATCAACCTGAACGCACGGACACGCACCGTGGCATACTCCATATCTAATGTAGTGGCACTCACTACCGGACTAGTG GGTGTTGTTGTAGGAATCCTTGCCATCATCCTGTCTAAAAACAAGAAGAGCAGAGTGCTG acatggtCGTTGTTCGTGGTCAGCCTGTTAGGTAGTCTCCTGGCCACGGCGTCTGCGATTGGCCTCACCGTTTCTGTGGTGAGGGCCACAGTTAACGGTGGGCAGAGCCTCCTGGCTCACTGCCGGTTCCCCAACGCTATTGGCTATGCCAGCATCACTAACGAGTGCCCTTTCGACCCCACACGCGTTTAT aGCATGACGCTGATCCTGTGGGTTCCTCTGATCGTGACCTGTATTGTCCAGCTGGTTTTCTCAGCgtggtgtttctctgtgtgtgtatctttccTGGGTCTACCCTGCTTCCCTCACAAAATCAGGCTCAGGGACCACGGTAGAACG ATAAACACAGTAGCACCCACAGAGCCGCCCTCTCTCACTAGCTCAGTACCCGctcatccccttcatctacaccttCTTCAGTCGGTCCCGTCTCATCTCAGGTCCCAGCGGcagcctcttcctcctcatcttcatCACTCAGACCCGTCTCATCTCAAGTTCCAGCGGCAGCCTCTTcctactcttcctcctcttcatcactcGAACCCGTCTCATCTCAAGTCCCAGCGGcagcctcttcctcctcctcatcttcatcaCTCAGACCCGTCTCATCTCAAGTCCCAGCGGCAGCCTCTTcctactcttcctcctcttcatcactcGAACCCGTCTCATCTCAAGTCCCAGCGGcagcctcttcctcctcctcatcttcatcaCTCGAACCCGTCTCATCTCAAGTCTCAGCGGCAGCCTCTTcctactcttcctcctcttcatcactcGAACCCGTCTCATCTCAAGTCCCAGCGGcagcctcttcctcctcctcatcttcatcaCTCGAACCCATCTCATCTCAAGTCTCAGCGGcagcctcttcctcctcctcatcttcatcaCTCGAACCCGTCTCATCTCAAGTCCCAGCGGcagcctcttcctcctcctcatcttcatcaCTCGAACCCGTCTCATCTCAAGTCCCAGCGGCAGCCTCTTCGTCCTCAGCATCAGAATCAGAGAGGAAGGTCAGACAGGCGGTCTGACGGGTGGCAGCTGGTAGCCCCAGAGGAACATGAGCTGCTGGAACAAGGTTCCCAGCAGAGACCCAGCTTCTGGATATAA